The genomic stretch AGCAATTCAGGAAAACTTTGCAGAAATTGGGCGATAATGGCGCGCAGGACTACCAGAGAAGAAACTACGCCCAGCCCTTCAAGGCAGCGGGCAACCAGGTGATGCCCATCGAACCAGAATGGTGCTTGAGCGACGGAACGTTCCAGCTGCGGAAGAACCTCCATGTAGCGCTTGTTTTCAACCGCCGCCGAGTACAATTGCGCTCTGTCGGAAGGGATTGAACGCAACATTGTCACGCCGGCCGCGTCCGCTTGGGGAAGCTGGGTGACAGTGCACCACAACGCCGCACGATGAAGAAGTATCACTCGCCAATCCAAGGGGTCGCAGGAAGCGAAATGCGTTGCCAACTGTCGGCACTGGTCTTGAGTGCTTCGCAGTAGACGAGGCAGCACTGCGGCTGGAACCCGCCCGTCACCATCGATGGCCGCGAGGAGATCGTCGGCGCATGAATGAGGAAAAGCGGAAGGGCAAGATGTCTGGGGAATATTTCCGGAAGGAGAGCACTGCGAGGAGCCAAGAGGTGCTTTGTCTCTGATCTCTTCGGCAGGCAGTTGCAAAAGGTTGGCAAAGGCAGGGGCTTTGTCACCTATCTTTGAGTCAAGAATTGTCTGGAGTCCGATCAGTTCCTTTTTAAGTGCAATGATGGCAGCCTTTTCATTTTCATGCACCACGGCCGAAATCTTTGCCTCAAAACGTGATGCGAGCCACCTTAGCGGAGCAATTCTCCTCTGAATGCGCACAGGCTTGGGATGCAGTTCATCCCAACAGGAATCAAGAAGCGTCGAAAGCGCCGAAAGCGCTGCCGCACAACACACAAACCCCTGCGTTTCGTGCGCCGCCATCACTCCATAACACAATACCCACAAATCTTTACTTTTCTTTCCGAGAATCTGAGTCGCCATGCGCAGGACAAAAGCCCAGTCAGTGCTCTGTCCTCCGTGCAGAGAGACTTCTTTCTCCACTTCTTCCTTGAGAGATTCGAACCCATCGGAAAAACTAATATCCTCGCCGCACGGAAATTCTTCGCTAACAGGGGCGAGCCATGTTTGAAATATTGGGTCGGGAAGCGAAGGAAGCAAATCTTGCTTTGCTGAAATAATTCCTGAATTTTCCATGCGTTCTCTTAATGAGACACATAGATTTCAATCAATTCGGGAAACAAATTATAATTTAAATAAAAATTAAGTTTTTTCGCTGACTAAAGCTCTCATATTTTAAATATTGACACGTAGTATCGATACATATTTTATACACATATAAGAAAAATAGAGAAAATTCTCGACTAAACAGATATTAATAATATTTATTTTTATTAAATACAAAATCGAACTATTTTAATATTAACACTTATATTTATAAAAATTATATTTCATAAACAAAATCTATATTTTTTTACAT from Desulfomicrobium macestii encodes the following:
- the tssA gene encoding type VI secretion system protein TssA, producing the protein MENSGIISAKQDLLPSLPDPIFQTWLAPVSEEFPCGEDISFSDGFESLKEEVEKEVSLHGGQSTDWAFVLRMATQILGKKSKDLWVLCYGVMAAHETQGFVCCAAALSALSTLLDSCWDELHPKPVRIQRRIAPLRWLASRFEAKISAVVHENEKAAIIALKKELIGLQTILDSKIGDKAPAFANLLQLPAEEIRDKAPLGSSQCSPSGNIPQTSCPSAFPHSCADDLLAAIDGDGRVPAAVLPRLLRSTQDQCRQLATHFASCDPLDWRVILLHRAALWCTVTQLPQADAAGVTMLRSIPSDRAQLYSAAVENKRYMEVLPQLERSVAQAPFWFDGHHLVARCLEGLGVVSSLVVLRAIIAQFLQSFPELLRYKFQDGTPFASPRTSQWLESLESPLSAHAAPRNSSSGAGAVREQELLDESLAIWAERGFQAGLSHLERIPAGRSRASVRQGVLLARYCIAARNKKAGVRLLQALYAQLEKWELLDWEPELSADIISLLISSQPKERGPGAEIMLSRLHWLHLGAAVGSFKES